A single region of the Balaenoptera ricei isolate mBalRic1 chromosome 12, mBalRic1.hap2, whole genome shotgun sequence genome encodes:
- the SMIM28 gene encoding small integral membrane protein 28: MRELMGSSWKFGHAGRGTYEWLTSEPSLPLPETHLQGTRKVSSTQADVEPFLYILLPATVLLFLAFLLLFLYRHCQASRPQGQVSGLDLPEHPPAEVTDFLPGLPWSSEQAFPYSPLPGEAALLSCSPPSYEEATRNAPGGEALDEGLQYKAGSPGLDVPL; the protein is encoded by the exons ATGCGGGAACTGATGGGCAGCAGCTGGAAGTTCGGCCACGCTGGCAGGGGGACATACGAGTGGTTAACCAGTGAACCGAGCCTACCTCTTCCAGAAACCCATCTGCAG GGCACCCGGAAGGTAAGTTCCACCCAGGCAGATGTGGAGCCCTTCCTGTACATCCTTCTTCCAGCCACCGTCCTGCTCTTCCTGGCCTTTCTGCTGCTTTTCCTGTATCGCCACTGCCAGGCCTCTCGGCCCCAGGGGCAGGTTTCCGGCCTCGACCTTCCAGAGCACCCGCCTGCAGAGGTGACCGACTTCCTGCCGGGCTTACCCTGGAGCAGCGAGCAGGCCTTCCCTTACTCCCCACTGCCCGGGGAGGCAGCCCTTCTCTCGTGTTCACCACCCTCCTATGAAGAGGCCACCAGGAACGCCCCTGGAGGAGAGGCTCTGGATGAGGGCCTTCAGTATAAAGCGGGTTCACCTGGGCTGGACGTGCCGCTATAA